Proteins from one Listeria weihenstephanensis genomic window:
- the fdrA gene encoding acyl-CoA synthetase FdrA: protein MLHTIIKENAYQDSVVLMLLTNKVSTIDGVNRVSIMMGTPANKDIFGTSGLRTEELEAASANDMAIVVDTEDASKIDEILAEVDAFLASQATKESSNTTETARTWDKAMKLDSDANMALISIPGTYAAAEADRALDEGLHAFIFSDNMPIEEELRLKQKAHDKGLLVMGPDCGTGIVNGVPMAFTNVVKPGNIGIVGASGTGIQEVSTIIDRLGGGVTNAIGTGGRDLSETVGGITMLDAIAALEKQADTDVIVVISKPPAKAIRDKVLALLRTITKPAVTIFLGEKPTYHEANLYHAYTLEETARIAIALAKGEAVKAVETQIVKPEIGLTPEQKHIKGYYSGGTLASEAAMLIADALQLKEGLIKQDGYILKTEGHEVIDLGDDIYTQGKPHPMIDPEKRIAFIEDAANDPETAVILLDVVLGYGSHEDMAGQLAPAIKDVIAKAKAAGRELAVIGTVCGTLQDPQDYNEQRQTLETAGVIVKDSNNEAVRTGLALVGRTVEEADKAIREVESGEAAPILEASDAMLDLLAKQPRVINIGLKSFAEAITETGGRVVQFDWRPVAGGNPELQKVLQFLNSYRAETADVK from the coding sequence ATGTTACACACGATTATTAAGGAAAATGCGTATCAAGATTCGGTTGTTTTGATGCTACTTACGAATAAGGTTTCAACGATTGATGGGGTAAACCGGGTATCGATCATGATGGGAACGCCTGCGAATAAAGATATTTTCGGAACATCGGGCTTGCGTACGGAAGAATTGGAAGCGGCGTCGGCGAATGATATGGCGATTGTTGTGGACACGGAAGATGCTTCTAAAATTGATGAAATTTTGGCGGAAGTGGATGCATTTTTAGCAAGTCAAGCGACAAAGGAAAGCAGCAACACGACGGAAACGGCGCGGACGTGGGACAAGGCGATGAAATTAGATTCGGATGCGAACATGGCCTTGATTTCGATTCCAGGTACATACGCGGCGGCGGAAGCGGATCGGGCATTGGATGAAGGTTTGCACGCGTTTATTTTTAGCGATAATATGCCGATTGAAGAAGAGCTACGCTTGAAGCAAAAAGCGCATGACAAGGGACTTCTTGTGATGGGGCCGGATTGCGGGACAGGAATTGTGAATGGCGTTCCGATGGCATTTACAAACGTCGTGAAGCCTGGAAACATCGGCATTGTCGGCGCATCTGGAACGGGAATTCAAGAAGTTTCAACGATTATTGACCGTCTTGGCGGCGGCGTAACGAATGCGATTGGAACGGGTGGGCGTGACTTATCTGAAACAGTTGGTGGAATCACGATGTTGGATGCGATCGCAGCACTTGAAAAGCAAGCAGACACAGACGTGATTGTCGTGATTTCGAAGCCACCTGCAAAAGCGATTCGCGATAAAGTTTTGGCATTATTACGCACGATTACGAAACCAGCCGTGACGATCTTTTTAGGTGAAAAACCGACATATCATGAGGCGAATTTATATCATGCTTACACGCTCGAAGAAACGGCGCGCATTGCGATCGCACTTGCAAAAGGAGAAGCGGTGAAAGCTGTGGAAACGCAAATCGTGAAACCTGAAATCGGCCTAACTCCAGAGCAAAAACACATCAAAGGCTACTACTCTGGCGGGACTTTAGCATCTGAGGCAGCTATGCTTATCGCGGACGCCTTACAGTTAAAAGAAGGCCTGATTAAGCAAGACGGCTATATTTTGAAAACAGAAGGTCACGAGGTTATCGATCTCGGCGATGATATTTACACGCAAGGAAAACCTCATCCAATGATCGACCCTGAAAAACGGATTGCGTTCATTGAAGATGCGGCGAATGATCCGGAAACAGCGGTTATTTTGCTTGACGTAGTACTTGGTTACGGCTCACATGAAGACATGGCTGGGCAACTTGCGCCAGCAATCAAAGACGTGATCGCCAAAGCAAAAGCGGCCGGACGCGAATTGGCTGTTATTGGAACGGTTTGTGGAACGCTTCAAGATCCGCAAGACTACAATGAACAGCGCCAAACGTTGGAAACTGCTGGTGTCATCGTGAAAGACAGCAACAATGAAGCGGTTAGAACGGGACTCGCGCTCGTTGGTCGTACGGTGGAAGAGGCTGATAAAGCGATTCGTGAAGTCGAGTCAGGCGAAGCAGCGCCAATTTTAGAAGCATCAGACGCGATGTTAGACTTGTTGGCAAAACAACCACGTGTCATCAACATTGGACTGAAAAGTTTTGCGGAAGCGATTACCGAAACTGGCGGACGTGTCGTGCAATTTGACTGGCGCCCAGTGGCTGGTGGAAATCCTGAGCTACAAAAAGTACTACAATTCCTAAATAGTTATCGCGCTGAAACGGCGGATGTGAAATAA
- the allD gene encoding ureidoglycolate dehydrogenase: protein MRVRKHDLHDLIQKKLEAAGLSEEHADGVAESLAFADARGIHSHGAVRVDYYAERIAKGGTTLAPNFRFNKTGPSSGVFEADNGVGHVASRLAMDEAIHLAQETGVGIVGVHEMGHSGALAYFVKQAADKDMVAISVCQSDPMVVPFGGADPYFGTNPIAFAAPRMDGEPIIFDMATTVQAWGKILDARSKGADIPPTWAVDANGEPTTDPNKVNALLPVAGPKGYGLMMMVDILSGILLGLPFGKHVSSMYTDLTKGRNLGQLHIVINPAFFTSLKEFKHNIAQMVDELHATKAAPGFSQVLYPGELAEIVETDYAEAGIPIVKDVYDYLISDTVHYDQYDHAGLFAEQD from the coding sequence ATTCGAGTAAGGAAACATGATTTACATGATTTAATTCAAAAAAAATTAGAAGCGGCGGGACTTTCCGAAGAACATGCGGATGGTGTGGCGGAATCGCTCGCTTTTGCTGATGCGCGTGGAATTCACTCACATGGTGCGGTCCGCGTGGATTATTATGCAGAACGAATTGCTAAAGGTGGAACGACGCTTGCACCGAATTTTCGATTTAATAAAACCGGACCGAGCTCGGGAGTTTTTGAAGCGGATAATGGCGTGGGGCATGTCGCATCGCGTTTGGCAATGGATGAGGCGATTCACTTAGCGCAGGAAACGGGCGTCGGAATTGTCGGCGTGCATGAAATGGGACACAGTGGCGCGCTCGCTTACTTTGTGAAACAGGCGGCGGATAAGGATATGGTTGCGATTTCTGTTTGTCAGTCGGATCCGATGGTGGTGCCATTTGGTGGGGCTGATCCTTATTTTGGAACAAATCCAATCGCGTTTGCAGCGCCGCGTATGGACGGAGAGCCGATTATTTTTGATATGGCGACGACAGTTCAAGCGTGGGGGAAAATTTTAGATGCCCGTTCTAAAGGTGCGGATATTCCACCAACATGGGCGGTCGATGCTAACGGTGAGCCGACGACGGATCCGAATAAAGTGAATGCGCTACTGCCGGTTGCTGGGCCAAAAGGATACGGCCTGATGATGATGGTCGATATTTTATCGGGAATTTTACTAGGATTGCCATTCGGAAAACACGTGTCATCGATGTATACGGATTTGACGAAAGGGCGTAATTTGGGACAATTGCATATCGTGATTAACCCGGCTTTCTTCACGTCTTTAAAAGAGTTCAAGCACAATATTGCGCAAATGGTCGATGAATTGCATGCGACGAAAGCGGCGCCAGGATTCAGTCAAGTGTTGTATCCAGGCGAATTAGCGGAAATTGTCGAGACGGATTATGCGGAGGCAGGAATTCCGATTGTGAAAGATGTGTATGATTATTTGATTAGCGATACGGTTCATTATGATCAGTACGATCACGCGGGGTTATTCGCGGAGCAAGACTAG
- the allD gene encoding ureidoglycolate dehydrogenase: MRVSKEDLHQLIQTKIERAGLTEEHADIVADVLAFADARGIHSHGAVRVEYYSERIAKGGITNRPDFRFEQTGPTSGIFHGDNGSGHVAAKRAMEEAIRIAGKNGVAVVGVKNMSHSGALAYFVEQAASCDFVALSVCQSDPMVVPFGGAEDYFGTNPIAFAAPTDDGRMLTFDMATTVQAWGKVLHARSRGESIPPTWAVDADGAPTTDPAKVNALLPIAGPKGYGLMMMVDVLSGILLGLPFGKHVSSMYADLSKGRDLGQLHIVINPAFFTDIEAFKANMSEVLDEVSAVKPAPGVDRVYYPGERGRLREKAYEEQGIEIVDDIYDYLISDAIHFDNYDGKNKFAE, from the coding sequence ATGCGAGTTTCAAAGGAAGATTTGCATCAGCTGATTCAAACAAAAATCGAGCGGGCTGGTTTGACGGAAGAACATGCCGATATTGTTGCTGATGTATTGGCGTTTGCGGATGCGCGTGGGATTCATTCGCATGGTGCGGTTCGTGTCGAGTATTATTCGGAGCGTATTGCCAAAGGTGGCATTACGAATCGACCGGATTTCCGGTTTGAGCAGACGGGACCAACGAGTGGGATTTTCCACGGGGATAATGGTTCTGGACACGTGGCGGCGAAACGGGCGATGGAAGAGGCGATCCGGATTGCTGGCAAAAATGGTGTCGCGGTTGTGGGCGTGAAAAACATGTCGCATAGTGGCGCCTTGGCTTATTTTGTGGAACAAGCGGCGAGTTGTGATTTTGTGGCGCTTTCTGTTTGCCAGTCGGACCCGATGGTGGTGCCATTTGGTGGTGCGGAAGATTATTTCGGGACGAACCCGATTGCGTTTGCAGCGCCGACTGATGATGGCCGAATGTTGACGTTTGATATGGCGACGACGGTTCAAGCTTGGGGCAAGGTGCTTCATGCGAGATCGCGTGGGGAATCGATTCCGCCGACTTGGGCGGTAGACGCGGACGGGGCGCCGACGACGGATCCGGCGAAGGTCAACGCATTATTGCCAATCGCTGGGCCAAAAGGATACGGCTTGATGATGATGGTGGACGTGTTGTCGGGAATTTTGCTGGGATTGCCATTCGGGAAGCATGTGAGCTCGATGTACGCAGACCTTTCGAAGGGGCGCGATTTGGGGCAACTGCATATCGTGATTAATCCGGCGTTCTTCACGGATATCGAGGCGTTTAAGGCGAACATGTCGGAAGTTTTGGATGAGGTATCGGCTGTAAAACCTGCGCCGGGCGTGGATCGGGTGTATTATCCTGGGGAGCGTGGACGGTTGCGTGAGAAGGCTTACGAGGAACAGGGAATCGAGATTGTGGATGATATTTATGACTATTTGATTTCAGATGCGATTCATTTTGATAATTATGATGGAAAAAATAAATTTGCGGAATAA
- the allE gene encoding (S)-ureidoglycine aminohydrolase: MGYRNKNTGYVSDILASRSVIKRGNYAIIPPNGLVNNSIPGFENCELSILATPKLGASFVDYIITLLDGGQNKTGFGAPGVETFFYCLEGRITVWADDAKHTLEAGGYIYCPAGVILKFENDNGGVNSEAFLYKKKYEVVAGYEAHVIVENVANLEKIAYEGMEDVILQNLLPADLGFDMNFHILSFEPGACHGYIETHYQEHGAYMLSGEGVYNLDNEWVPVKKGDYLFMGAYVPQATYAVGRGEAFSYLYSKDCNRDPQL, from the coding sequence ATGGGTTACAGAAATAAGAATACGGGTTATGTGAGTGATATTCTCGCTTCGAGATCGGTGATAAAGCGTGGCAACTACGCGATTATTCCGCCGAATGGTTTGGTGAATAATTCGATTCCGGGTTTTGAGAACTGCGAATTGTCGATTTTAGCAACGCCGAAATTGGGTGCTTCTTTCGTTGATTATATTATCACGTTGCTGGATGGCGGCCAAAATAAGACTGGTTTTGGCGCACCTGGCGTGGAGACTTTCTTCTATTGTTTAGAGGGGAGAATAACGGTTTGGGCGGATGACGCGAAACATACCCTTGAGGCTGGTGGCTACATTTATTGCCCAGCAGGTGTGATTTTGAAATTTGAAAATGATAATGGTGGCGTAAATAGTGAAGCTTTCCTTTATAAGAAGAAATATGAGGTGGTTGCTGGTTACGAGGCGCATGTGATCGTGGAAAATGTGGCGAATCTGGAGAAAATCGCGTATGAAGGCATGGAAGATGTGATTTTACAAAACTTATTGCCTGCGGATCTGGGTTTTGATATGAATTTCCACATTTTGAGCTTTGAGCCTGGTGCGTGTCACGGTTATATTGAAACGCATTATCAAGAGCATGGCGCGTATATGTTGTCTGGCGAAGGTGTTTATAATTTGGACAACGAATGGGTGCCAGTTAAAAAAGGTGATTATTTATTCATGGGTGCGTATGTGCCACAAGCGACGTATGCGGTAGGACGCGGCGAAGCATTCAGTTATTTGTATTCGAAAGACTGTAATCGCGATCCACAATTATAA
- a CDS encoding YlbE family protein codes for MTNYQTIDEANRAVADKIVASAPFLLDVVPAKSVIAELNEGKVLLHAGPPIKWENMTSPMQGSCVGAALFEEWADNEDDARAMLDRGDVTFIPCHHVDAVGPMGGITSANMPVVVVENRTDGNRAYCTMNEGIGAVLRFGAYSEEVVNRLRWMRDVLGPVLSKALQTLDEGMNLNVIVAKAIAMGDEFHQRNIAASLVFLKEVSPIIVSLDIDEKERQEVIKFLADTDQFFLNIMMASAKAVMDGARMIEEGTIVTAMCRNGENFGIRISGMGDEWFTAPVNTPQGLYFTGYSGEDANPDIGDSAITETFGVGGMAMIAAPAVTRFVGTGGFGDALKTSNEMLEIVIDQNPNFTVPTWDFQGICLGIDARKVVETGITPVINTGIAHKKAGIGQIGAGTVNPPVACFEKAITAYAEKLGLTV; via the coding sequence ATGACAAACTACCAGACAATCGATGAGGCAAACCGCGCAGTGGCGGACAAAATTGTCGCTTCGGCACCATTTTTACTGGATGTAGTTCCTGCTAAATCTGTGATCGCTGAATTAAATGAAGGAAAGGTACTACTTCACGCGGGCCCTCCAATCAAATGGGAAAATATGACGAGCCCGATGCAAGGTTCTTGTGTTGGCGCCGCATTATTTGAAGAATGGGCGGATAATGAAGACGACGCGCGTGCGATGCTTGACCGCGGAGATGTGACGTTTATTCCGTGCCATCATGTGGACGCAGTTGGACCAATGGGCGGTATTACATCGGCGAATATGCCTGTTGTTGTTGTTGAAAATCGCACAGATGGCAATCGCGCTTACTGTACGATGAATGAAGGCATTGGAGCGGTGCTACGTTTTGGCGCCTATTCCGAAGAAGTTGTGAATCGCTTGCGTTGGATGCGTGACGTACTTGGCCCAGTGCTTAGCAAAGCGCTTCAAACGCTCGATGAAGGTATGAATTTAAACGTTATCGTTGCAAAAGCAATCGCGATGGGAGACGAGTTCCACCAACGTAATATCGCGGCTTCCCTCGTATTTTTAAAAGAAGTGAGCCCGATTATCGTGAGCCTAGATATCGACGAAAAAGAACGTCAAGAAGTCATCAAGTTCCTCGCAGACACAGACCAATTCTTCCTAAATATCATGATGGCTTCCGCAAAAGCCGTGATGGACGGCGCGCGGATGATTGAAGAAGGTACGATTGTAACTGCGATGTGTCGTAACGGCGAAAACTTCGGAATTCGCATCAGCGGCATGGGAGACGAGTGGTTTACAGCTCCCGTCAACACACCACAAGGCCTTTATTTCACAGGCTATTCCGGCGAAGACGCAAACCCAGATATCGGGGACAGCGCGATTACAGAAACGTTTGGCGTTGGCGGCATGGCAATGATCGCAGCACCAGCCGTGACTCGTTTTGTCGGTACAGGCGGATTTGGCGACGCGCTGAAAACAAGTAATGAAATGCTTGAAATCGTGATCGACCAAAATCCGAATTTCACCGTTCCAACATGGGATTTCCAAGGAATTTGTCTCGGCATTGACGCGCGTAAAGTGGTCGAAACCGGCATTACACCAGTCATCAACACCGGAATCGCCCATAAAAAAGCAGGAATCGGCCAAATCGGCGCTGGAACCGTAAATCCACCAGTTGCCTGTTTTGAAAAAGCAATCACAGCCTATGCAGAAAAATTAGGCTTAACCGTATAA